The genomic region GCAGAAGAATTAGCAAAAGAAGATCATTTAATTTTTCTTTGTGGGCATTATGAGGGGTACGATGAAAGGGTTCGTGAGCACGTTGTCACAGATGAGATTTCAATAGGTGATTATGTTCTTACTGGTGGTGAACTAGGTGCAATGGTTGTGATTGATTCTGTTGTTCGATTACTGCCAGGTGTTTTAGGAAATGAAGACTCCCCTGTATTAGATTCATTTTCGTCAGGGCTATTAGAGCACCCTCATTATACACGTCCGGCTAACTTTAGAGGGTTAACGGTACCTGATACTCTATTGTCAGGGAATCACGCTAAAATCGAAGAATGGCGGGAACGAGAATCCCTTCGTCGTACATATGAGCGAAGACCTGATTTATTAGAAAGCTATCCACTTTCAGAAAAACAACAAAAGTGGTTGGATGAATGGAGAAATTCCTAATAACTGTTGCATAGAGAAGAAGAATGTTGTAATATATTCTTTGTGACTTGAAGTAGTTCCTACTCAGGTCTAATCAAGATGTTCCGCTGCAAACAATTGGATTTGCAAGAGCTTCTGCTGGAAGGAGTTGAAAACGATGAATCAATTAATTCAAGAAATTACTAAAGAGCAACTTCGTACTGATCTACCTTCATTCCGTCCTGGTGATACTGTACGTGTTCACGTGAACATCGTAGAGGGTAACCGTGAGCGTATCCAAGTATTTGAAGGTGTTGTGATTAAACGTCGTGGTGGTGGAATTTCTGAAACATTTACAGTACGTAAGATTTCTTACGGTGTAGGTGTTGAACGTACTTTCCCTGTACACACGCCAAAGATTGCAAAAATCGAAGTAATGCGTCGCGGTAAAGTTCGTCGTGCGAAACTTTATTACCTACGTGCTCTACGTGGTAAAGCTGCTCGTATTAAAGAAATTCGATAATAAGAAAAGTGAAAGCATCCGCTTTTGGAGATTGAATTCACTACTAGTTGAATTCTATAACTTTTATTTTCTTATATTTAGAAAAAGGAGCTTGGTTACAAGCTCCTTTTTCATTTTCTTTTCTTGGAATGATGGTATAATTTAGACAATACGGTAAAATAGGAAGGTAAGTATATTAAGGGGTGGGAAAATTGGTTAAGAAGAAAAATGAAGTATGGGAATGGACAAGGGCTTTATTAATCGCAGCTGGCATTGCGGCAATTATTCGCTTTTTCCTGTTTTCACCTATTGTTGTAGATGGTAGCTCCATGGTACCAACTTTACAAAGCGGTGAACGTATGATCATGAATAAAATTAGCTACCACTTTAAAGAACCTGATCGATTTGATATTATCGTATTTCATGCTCCAGGAAATAAGGATTACATAAAAAGGGTTATAGGCTTGCCAGGAGATGAAATAAAATATCAAAATGATGTTTTGTATATTAATGGCGAGGCCTATGAAGAACCCTATTTAGATGAATATAAAGCTATGTTTGAAGGAAACAATTATACAGAAGATTTTACACTTGAAGGTGTGATGAGTGAGAACACGGTACCGGAAGGACATGTATTTGTACTGGGTGATAATCGTCCGGTCAGCCAAGATAGCAGAACGATTGGTCCGATTAAGATGGAAGATGTGGTAGGATCAACAAATATTGTTTTCTGGCCGTTTAATGATGTCCGGTATGTTAAGTAAGACTTGGAGGTATTAGAATGACAATACAATGGTTTCCTGGCCATATGGCGAAGGCTCGAAGAGAAGTAACAGAGAAGTTAAAATTAGTCGATATTATTATCGAACTAGTTGATGCAAGACTTCCACTCTCTTCTCGAAATCCGATGATTGATGAGATTGTTCATCAAAAGCCACGGCTTGTTGTCTTAAATAAAGAAGATATGGCAGATCCTCAGCTGACAAAGAAGTGGATTACCTATTTTGAAAGTAATGGAATTAAAGCAATCTCTGTAAATGCTCAAGCAGGAAATGGCATGCAGAAAATTGTTAAAGAATCACAATCGATTTTAAAAGAAAAATGGGATCGCATGAAGTCAAGAGGCATGAAGCCTAGAGCGATTAGAGCGATGATAGTTGGAATTCCAAACGTAGGTAAATCGACTTTAATTAACCGATTAGTAAAAAAGAATATTGCTAAAACAGGGAATACGCCAGGCGTTACGAAAAGCCAGCAATGGATTAAAGTCGGAAAAGAACTAGAACTATTAGATACACCAGGAATATTATGGCCAAAATTTGAAGATGAGAAGGTAGGCTATAAGCTGGCTCTGACTGGTGCCATAAAAGATACAATACTAAATCTACAGGATATTGCGTTATATGGGCTATTGTTTTTAGAGGAGCATTACGTTTCCAAGCTAAAAGAGCGGTATGAGTTTAGTGACATACCAGATAATCCGGTCGATAAGTTTCAACATATCGGAAAGCTTAGGGGCTGCCTAATGGCAGGGGGAGAAATAGATTACGATAAAACCGCTGAATTAATTATCCGAGATGTACGGGGGATTCAATTAGGGAGA from Bacillus spongiae harbors:
- the lepB gene encoding signal peptidase I; its protein translation is MVKKKNEVWEWTRALLIAAGIAAIIRFFLFSPIVVDGSSMVPTLQSGERMIMNKISYHFKEPDRFDIIVFHAPGNKDYIKRVIGLPGDEIKYQNDVLYINGEAYEEPYLDEYKAMFEGNNYTEDFTLEGVMSENTVPEGHVFVLGDNRPVSQDSRTIGPIKMEDVVGSTNIVFWPFNDVRYVK
- the rplS gene encoding 50S ribosomal protein L19 is translated as MNQLIQEITKEQLRTDLPSFRPGDTVRVHVNIVEGNRERIQVFEGVVIKRRGGGISETFTVRKISYGVGVERTFPVHTPKIAKIEVMRRGKVRRAKLYYLRALRGKAARIKEIR
- the ylqF gene encoding ribosome biogenesis GTPase YlqF; its protein translation is MTIQWFPGHMAKARREVTEKLKLVDIIIELVDARLPLSSRNPMIDEIVHQKPRLVVLNKEDMADPQLTKKWITYFESNGIKAISVNAQAGNGMQKIVKESQSILKEKWDRMKSRGMKPRAIRAMIVGIPNVGKSTLINRLVKKNIAKTGNTPGVTKSQQWIKVGKELELLDTPGILWPKFEDEKVGYKLALTGAIKDTILNLQDIALYGLLFLEEHYVSKLKERYEFSDIPDNPVDKFQHIGKLRGCLMAGGEIDYDKTAELIIRDVRGIQLGRVTFDFPPEDDNEKM
- the trmD gene encoding tRNA (guanosine(37)-N1)-methyltransferase TrmD, whose protein sequence is MKIDVLSLFPSMFEGVLNESILKKAKDKGAASYSVVNFRDYSSNKHKSVDDYPYGGGAGMVLTPQPIFDAVAELNKNNPEGNKPRVILLCPQGERYSQSKAEELAKEDHLIFLCGHYEGYDERVREHVVTDEISIGDYVLTGGELGAMVVIDSVVRLLPGVLGNEDSPVLDSFSSGLLEHPHYTRPANFRGLTVPDTLLSGNHAKIEEWRERESLRRTYERRPDLLESYPLSEKQQKWLDEWRNS